From a region of the Burkholderia lata genome:
- a CDS encoding PaaI family thioesterase, whose protein sequence is MTDITDHARGALRAQPFSMLLGTELMHIGDNEVSLCLPVREELRQQHGFVHGGVISYLADNALTFAGALVLGPRVITAEYKINYLRPAVNGTLVARAKLVYAGRHQATCQCHVFVIDGDHERLVAIAQGTINRVGDGKMPDAPEETA, encoded by the coding sequence ATGACCGACATCACGGACCACGCGCGCGGCGCATTGCGTGCGCAACCGTTCAGCATGCTGCTGGGCACGGAGCTGATGCATATCGGCGACAACGAAGTGTCGCTGTGCCTGCCCGTGCGTGAAGAACTGCGGCAGCAGCACGGTTTCGTGCACGGCGGCGTCATCAGCTACCTCGCGGACAACGCGCTGACGTTCGCCGGCGCGCTCGTGCTCGGCCCGCGCGTGATCACCGCCGAATACAAGATCAACTACCTGCGGCCGGCCGTGAACGGTACGCTCGTCGCCCGCGCGAAGCTCGTCTATGCGGGCCGGCACCAGGCGACCTGCCAGTGTCATGTGTTCGTCATCGACGGCGATCACGAGCGGCTCGTCGCGATCGCGCAGGGCACGATCAACCGCGTCGGCGACGGCAAGATGCCGGATGCGCCGGAGGAAACGGCGTGA
- a CDS encoding methyl-accepting chemotaxis protein, whose product MFGKIKLASGLLGVLTVFCLFLFAIEALGFWALKSTRSGVDDLSNIAIAQVDAASQATQQLLDARINLSRAGTRMVRGGPKPEDIIRHAGASLAEADKAFAALTAAQPVDDTNRARVTALAERYRALRGALGELVQFLDADNIQAFLDQPTQSIQDAYIAELRRFTDYGGASSRTALDTIDGGMLWFKSVGIVLLVAMLAASAAIYAAARRAVVAPLEEAGRHFERIAQGRLDEVVRAGGVFEIDRMLRGLATMQTSIAGTVRTVRHASDAIHLGAGEIAGGNADLSARTGTQAASLEETAASMEELTATVRQNTDSARAASALADAALEATSHGGGVVDSVIDRMRGIAQSSGRIAEIISVIDGIAFQTNILALNAAVEAARAGEQGRGFAVVAGEVRSLAQRSAQSAKEIKALIEDSVAQINGGAELVERAGEAMRTVSSSITRVVQTMSEITAASVEQSVGIEQVNQAVTQMDQLTQQNAALVEEVAAAAASLNDQTAHLMQAVSVFELGDGRAARGERAAPSFADAGYAPAGSAA is encoded by the coding sequence ATGTTCGGAAAAATCAAGCTCGCGTCGGGTCTGCTCGGCGTGTTGACCGTGTTTTGCCTCTTCCTGTTCGCGATCGAGGCGCTCGGCTTCTGGGCGCTCAAGTCGACGCGCAGCGGCGTCGACGATCTGTCGAACATCGCGATCGCACAGGTCGACGCGGCCAGCCAGGCGACCCAGCAACTGCTCGACGCGCGCATCAACCTGTCGCGCGCCGGCACGCGGATGGTGCGCGGCGGCCCGAAGCCGGAAGACATCATCCGCCATGCCGGCGCGTCGCTCGCGGAGGCGGACAAGGCGTTCGCCGCCCTGACGGCCGCGCAGCCGGTCGACGATACCAACCGCGCACGCGTCACGGCGCTCGCCGAGCGCTATCGCGCGCTGCGCGGCGCGCTGGGCGAACTCGTGCAGTTCCTCGACGCCGACAACATCCAGGCCTTCCTCGACCAGCCGACGCAGAGCATCCAGGACGCGTATATCGCCGAACTGCGCCGCTTCACCGACTATGGCGGCGCATCGAGCCGCACGGCGCTCGACACGATCGACGGCGGCATGCTCTGGTTCAAGTCGGTCGGCATCGTGCTGCTGGTGGCGATGCTTGCGGCGAGCGCGGCGATCTACGCGGCCGCGCGGCGCGCGGTCGTCGCGCCGCTGGAAGAAGCCGGCCGCCATTTCGAGCGGATCGCGCAGGGCCGGCTCGATGAAGTCGTGCGGGCAGGCGGCGTGTTCGAGATCGACCGGATGCTGCGCGGCCTCGCCACGATGCAGACGAGCATCGCGGGCACCGTGCGCACGGTGCGCCACGCGTCCGATGCGATCCACCTCGGCGCGGGCGAGATCGCGGGCGGCAACGCCGACCTGTCGGCGCGCACCGGCACGCAGGCCGCGTCGCTGGAGGAAACGGCCGCGAGCATGGAGGAACTGACGGCGACCGTCCGGCAGAACACCGACAGCGCGCGCGCGGCGAGCGCGCTGGCCGACGCGGCGCTCGAGGCGACGAGCCACGGCGGCGGCGTGGTCGACAGCGTGATCGACCGGATGCGCGGCATCGCGCAGAGCTCGGGGCGGATCGCGGAGATCATCTCGGTGATCGACGGCATCGCGTTCCAGACCAACATCCTTGCGCTGAACGCGGCGGTGGAAGCCGCACGCGCGGGCGAACAGGGGCGCGGCTTCGCGGTCGTCGCCGGCGAAGTGCGCTCGCTCGCGCAGCGCAGCGCGCAATCGGCGAAGGAGATCAAGGCGCTGATCGAGGATTCGGTCGCACAGATCAACGGCGGCGCGGAGCTTGTCGAGCGCGCCGGCGAGGCGATGCGGACGGTGTCGTCGTCGATCACGCGCGTCGTGCAGACGATGTCCGAGATCACCGCGGCGTCGGTCGAGCAGAGCGTCGGGATCGAGCAGGTGAACCAGGCTGTCACGCAGATGGATCAGCTCACGCAGCAGAACGCGGCACTGGTGGAGGAGGTCGCGGCGGCGGCCGCGTCGCTGAACGACCAGACCGCGCACCTGATGCAGGCGGTGTCGGTGTTCGAGCTGGGCGATGGCCGCGCCGCACGCGGCGAGCGCGCAGCGCCGTCGTTCGCCGACGCGGGTTACGCGCCGGCGGGCAGCGCCGCGTAA
- a CDS encoding AGE family epimerase/isomerase, producing MSVSDSASAQAAQLRHHFAHVVLPIWRGSGFDQTLQLPFEAVDPATHAPLPVTRYRAMACARQLFVFAQAGDTAHAATLFDALGRRFRDPHHGGWNYSVDAQGAPLDTTKDLYTHAFIVFACAAWYAASGDAAARQAAEETAALIQDRFAPRPGDALLDAARHADFSSSGSGALQNPLMHLTEAWLAAADAFGDAAFDDALAHTTQAVERTFVDAATGCVAELPLGAADNRFEPGHQFEWFYLVDAAGARLAQTGLPGALARAFTFAEQYGVDPQTGGVCAALDAQGAWIDGTQRIWAQTEYLRALATHGGTPASAPLAQQIERFAAHFLHPRGWFECKTADGQVARADMPSTTPYHLETAYAALPAGA from the coding sequence ATGTCCGTTTCCGACTCCGCTTCCGCCCAGGCCGCCCAGCTGCGCCACCATTTCGCGCACGTCGTCTTGCCGATCTGGCGAGGTTCAGGGTTCGACCAGACATTACAGCTGCCGTTCGAAGCCGTCGATCCGGCCACCCACGCGCCGCTGCCCGTGACCCGTTATCGCGCAATGGCCTGCGCACGGCAACTGTTCGTGTTCGCGCAGGCCGGCGACACCGCGCACGCCGCCACGCTGTTCGACGCGCTGGGCCGGCGCTTTCGCGACCCGCACCACGGCGGCTGGAACTACAGCGTGGACGCGCAGGGCGCACCGCTCGACACGACCAAGGATCTCTATACGCACGCGTTCATCGTGTTCGCGTGCGCCGCGTGGTATGCGGCGTCGGGCGACGCCGCCGCGCGCCAGGCGGCCGAGGAAACCGCCGCGCTGATTCAGGACCGTTTCGCGCCGCGCCCCGGCGACGCGCTGCTCGATGCGGCGCGCCACGCCGATTTCTCGTCATCCGGCAGCGGGGCGCTGCAGAATCCGCTGATGCACCTGACCGAAGCGTGGCTCGCGGCGGCCGACGCATTCGGCGACGCGGCGTTCGACGACGCGCTCGCGCACACCACGCAGGCCGTCGAGCGCACGTTCGTCGACGCGGCAACCGGCTGCGTGGCCGAGCTGCCGCTCGGCGCAGCCGACAACCGCTTCGAGCCCGGCCATCAGTTCGAGTGGTTCTATCTGGTCGATGCGGCCGGCGCGCGGCTCGCGCAGACCGGGCTCCCCGGCGCGCTGGCGCGCGCGTTCACGTTCGCGGAGCAATACGGCGTCGATCCGCAGACGGGCGGCGTCTGCGCGGCGCTCGACGCGCAAGGCGCGTGGATCGACGGCACGCAGCGGATCTGGGCGCAGACCGAATACCTGCGCGCGCTTGCGACGCACGGCGGCACGCCGGCCTCCGCGCCGCTCGCGCAGCAGATCGAACGCTTCGCCGCGCACTTCCTGCATCCGCGCGGCTGGTTCGAGTGCAAGACGGCCGACGGGCAGGTGGCGCGCGCCGACATGCCGTCGACGACGCCCTACCACCTCGAGACCGCTTACGCGGCGCTGCCCGCCGGCGCGTAA
- a CDS encoding MgtC/SapB family protein: protein MLSNLELVMRLVLAAALGSVIGFERERLSWAAGLRTHMLVCVGSTLIMIVSAFGFADVLGSNDHIVLDPSRIAAQVVSGIGFLGAGSILLRGEIVRGLTTAASLWSVAAIGLAVGGGLYVASISATIIILIILAGIKPLERRYFTVRQRRQLALTVVSGTLNFDSLHAALGPDSARVKQFIVQRADDTGEHDEVRIALARVSELEYQAICDKLRVLKGVTRFEEGNGLSGDE, encoded by the coding sequence ATGCTGAGCAACCTGGAACTCGTGATGCGGCTCGTCCTCGCGGCGGCGCTGGGCAGTGTCATCGGCTTCGAGCGCGAGCGCCTGTCGTGGGCGGCTGGCCTGCGTACGCACATGCTCGTCTGTGTCGGTTCGACGCTGATCATGATCGTGTCGGCGTTCGGGTTTGCCGACGTGCTCGGCAGCAACGACCACATCGTGCTCGATCCGTCGCGGATCGCCGCGCAGGTCGTGTCGGGCATCGGCTTCCTCGGCGCGGGCTCGATCCTGCTGCGCGGCGAGATCGTGCGCGGGCTGACGACCGCCGCGAGCCTGTGGTCGGTCGCCGCGATCGGCCTCGCGGTGGGCGGCGGGCTCTACGTCGCGTCGATTTCGGCGACGATCATCATCCTGATCATCCTGGCCGGTATCAAGCCGCTGGAGCGGCGCTACTTCACGGTGCGCCAGCGGCGCCAGCTTGCGCTGACGGTCGTGAGCGGCACGCTGAACTTCGATTCGCTGCACGCGGCGCTCGGCCCGGACAGCGCGCGCGTGAAGCAGTTCATCGTGCAGCGCGCCGACGATACAGGCGAGCACGACGAGGTGCGCATCGCGCTCGCGCGGGTGTCGGAACTCGAATACCAGGCGATCTGCGACAAGCTGCGTGTGCTGAAGGGCGTCACGCGTTTCGAAGAGGGGAACGGGTTGTCGGGCGACGAATAG
- a CDS encoding flagellar hook-length control protein FliK encodes MTESVSSPRSRSRSNRSSTRSRQRSAAAAGNTSARAAVRSGSAPAGEASRDERTLDLFGDPVLEPGERVPAAARDEAGAPGDAAVDVADDVASGRQAALDGFSAPEGVDTAAHVEAAEGAATPEVATVVRGVSAPEGGDVAHVDVAPASGGVAMKAVDIPLAGDVATKAAVVSAEEGAAAVASKLQATDGAAAKATESQAVGGEVETAGVAAAAAVKSREGRPSDGAVKERRASSGGKRRVAASAGDATTGQSAPVVTNVDAALEAAGASTTPDAVSTVEPQMSAQPAKPVIAANTANTANTANTANTANTAKAQDAAPQAAAVSPVTQAMASAASFVTKPSAERAQPAAPAFDPDTHLRPLTDRLAALQADVDGLTGTADREMRRVNRLLLALAIVVLAGLVALVMQTRQIAHLKQDVATKQQRIDRLAADLSTQQATLMTLEEHHEALLSQVDRLQRNANREAAVAKRARRTR; translated from the coding sequence ATGACCGAATCCGTTTCCTCGCCTCGCTCCCGTTCCCGTTCCAATCGTTCGTCGACCCGTTCGCGCCAGCGCTCGGCTGCTGCCGCGGGCAATACGTCCGCAAGGGCGGCGGTGCGGTCCGGCAGTGCGCCGGCCGGCGAGGCGTCGCGGGACGAACGGACGCTCGACCTGTTCGGCGATCCGGTGCTCGAGCCGGGTGAGCGCGTGCCGGCTGCGGCGCGTGACGAAGCGGGCGCGCCAGGCGATGCGGCGGTCGATGTCGCGGACGATGTGGCTTCCGGGCGGCAGGCTGCGCTGGACGGGTTCAGTGCGCCGGAAGGTGTGGACACGGCAGCACATGTCGAAGCGGCAGAAGGTGCTGCGACGCCGGAAGTCGCGACGGTGGTGCGCGGTGTTTCGGCGCCTGAAGGTGGGGATGTTGCGCACGTCGACGTCGCACCCGCTTCGGGCGGTGTCGCGATGAAGGCGGTCGATATTCCCCTGGCCGGTGACGTTGCAACGAAGGCCGCCGTTGTGTCTGCGGAAGAGGGCGCCGCAGCGGTGGCGTCCAAGCTGCAAGCAACCGATGGTGCTGCGGCGAAGGCGACCGAGTCTCAAGCGGTTGGCGGTGAAGTCGAGACGGCAGGTGTTGCTGCTGCTGCCGCCGTCAAATCCCGTGAAGGACGACCTTCCGATGGTGCCGTGAAGGAACGCCGTGCGTCGTCGGGCGGCAAGCGCCGGGTGGCTGCCAGTGCAGGCGACGCGACAACGGGGCAATCCGCGCCGGTCGTGACGAATGTCGACGCGGCGCTGGAGGCGGCCGGGGCGAGCACGACGCCGGACGCGGTGTCGACGGTAGAGCCGCAGATGTCGGCGCAGCCGGCCAAGCCGGTGATTGCCGCGAACACGGCGAACACGGCGAACACGGCGAACACGGCGAACACGGCGAACACCGCGAAGGCCCAAGACGCCGCGCCGCAGGCTGCCGCCGTATCCCCCGTCACGCAGGCGATGGCTTCCGCTGCCTCGTTTGTCACGAAGCCGTCGGCGGAGCGCGCGCAACCGGCCGCGCCGGCCTTCGATCCGGATACGCACCTGCGCCCGCTGACCGACCGACTCGCCGCACTGCAGGCCGACGTGGATGGCCTGACGGGCACGGCCGATCGGGAGATGCGTCGCGTCAACCGCTTGCTGCTGGCGTTGGCCATCGTCGTGCTGGCCGGGCTCGTCGCGCTGGTGATGCAGACGCGGCAGATCGCGCACCTGAAGCAGGACGTCGCCACGAAGCAGCAGCGGATCGATCGCCTCGCGGCCGATCTGTCGACGCAGCAGGCAACGCTGATGACGCTCGAGGAGCATCACGAAGCGCTTCTGTCGCAAGTCGACCGGCTTCAGCGCAACGCGAATCGCGAGGCGGCGGTCGCGAAGCGTGCTCGCCGCACGCGTTAA
- a CDS encoding GNAT family N-acetyltransferase has protein sequence MLQMRPMTASEFHAYRTRAIDGYASDLVSSGQNAVEDAASRARACFDTLLPDGLRTSGQTLVMLIDGASGDVVGDLWYAIVPEGPNRTLFIYDLDIAPSRRRQGWATRTLEALDAEARRYGVTEIGLSVFNHNAAARALYRACGFAPITTTLIKPVISD, from the coding sequence ATGTTGCAGATGCGGCCGATGACGGCCAGCGAATTCCACGCGTACCGCACGCGAGCCATCGACGGCTACGCGAGCGATCTCGTTTCATCCGGGCAGAATGCTGTCGAAGACGCGGCCAGCCGGGCGCGTGCCTGTTTCGACACGCTGCTGCCGGATGGCCTGCGGACCTCCGGCCAGACCCTCGTCATGCTCATCGACGGCGCCAGCGGCGACGTGGTGGGCGACCTCTGGTACGCGATCGTGCCCGAAGGGCCGAACCGCACGCTGTTCATCTACGACCTCGACATCGCCCCATCCCGGCGCCGCCAGGGCTGGGCCACGCGTACGCTCGAGGCACTCGATGCCGAGGCACGCCGGTACGGCGTCACCGAGATCGGTCTGTCGGTGTTCAATCACAACGCGGCGGCCCGCGCGCTGTATCGGGCGTGCGGCTTCGCGCCGATCACGACGACCTTGATCAAGCCAGTCATTTCGGACTGA
- a CDS encoding heavy metal translocating P-type ATPase, with the protein MTEPLASAALHTIELSVDGMHCGGCTGRVQRALAAVPGVVDATVDLDAHTATVTAQETVDAAQLVEAVGAAGYRAAVREPVLEAAAAPHAHPVDVPPAVMAAAASTTSRPLPANTTIELDIDGMTCASCVSRVEKALAKVPGVTRASVNLATERATVDAAANVSAARLAEAVTQAGYGATPTVTDGGVAAFAPLAPVAPAAPASIELDIDGMTCASCVSRVEKALAKVPGVTRASVNLATERATVDATPDVTAARLADAVKQAGYGATPVAGAAIPPAASTTPADLELDIGGMTCASCAGRVEKALAAVPGVARATVNLATERASVHGAGALDAATLIAAVTTAGYRASLTAASSAGAAVGTDGQPASPAQDHDARKHLEAIRERDLVIWSAVLSAPLVAPMLVAPFGIDLMLPGWLQLLLASIVQFGYGARFYRAAWHAVKARTGNMDLLVALGTSAAYGLSLWMLLRAPLHPGHLYFEASAVIVTLVRFGKWLESRAKRQTTDAIRALNALRPDRARVIEHGIERDVPLAQVRVGTRVSIRPGERVPVDGRIVSGRSHIDESLITGESLPVPKDDVDPVTAGSINGEGALVVETTAIGAETTLARIIRLVESAQAEKAPIQRLVDRVSEVFVPAILGIALLTLVGWLIAGAGTETAILNAVAVLVIACPCALGLATPAAIMAGTGVAARHGVLIKDAQALELAQRATVVAFDKTGTLTEGKPSVTAFEAVGVPHDEALALAAAVQRQSDHPLARAVVAAHDADMAARGGAVPSAIAADARAVAGRGVEARVGGQLLALGSTRWRDELGIAVPPALDARAAELESAGNTISWLMRADAPRALLALIAFGDTVKPGARDAIAALSARGVASVLVTGDNRGSAAAVAASLGIGEVHAQVLPDDKARVVAELKRTHGGIVAMVGDGINDAPALAAADVGIAMATGTDVAMHTAGITLMRGDPALVADAIDISRRTYRKIQQNLFWAFVYNLVGVPLAALGWLNPVIAGAAMAFSSVSVVTNALLLRRWKGRAR; encoded by the coding sequence ATGACTGAACCACTTGCCTCCGCAGCGCTGCATACGATCGAGCTGAGCGTCGACGGCATGCATTGCGGCGGCTGTACGGGCCGCGTGCAACGGGCGCTGGCCGCGGTGCCGGGCGTCGTCGACGCGACGGTCGACCTCGACGCGCACACGGCGACGGTGACTGCGCAGGAAACGGTCGACGCCGCACAACTCGTCGAGGCCGTCGGCGCAGCCGGCTACCGCGCCGCCGTGCGCGAACCGGTACTCGAAGCCGCCGCAGCGCCGCATGCACATCCTGTCGACGTGCCGCCAGCGGTGATGGCCGCAGCCGCTTCCACTACCAGCCGCCCGCTTCCGGCCAACACCACCATCGAACTCGACATCGACGGGATGACTTGCGCGTCCTGCGTATCGCGCGTCGAAAAGGCGCTGGCGAAGGTGCCGGGCGTCACGCGCGCGTCGGTCAATCTCGCGACTGAACGGGCTACCGTCGATGCCGCGGCGAACGTTTCCGCCGCACGGCTCGCTGAAGCAGTGACACAGGCCGGCTACGGCGCGACGCCGACCGTAACAGATGGCGGCGTCGCCGCGTTCGCACCTTTAGCGCCTGTCGCACCCGCCGCGCCCGCCAGCATCGAACTCGACATCGACGGGATGACCTGCGCGTCGTGCGTGTCGCGCGTCGAAAAGGCGCTGGCGAAGGTGCCGGGCGTCACGCGTGCGTCGGTCAATCTCGCGACCGAACGGGCCACCGTCGACGCCACCCCGGACGTGACCGCCGCCCGGCTCGCCGACGCCGTGAAACAAGCCGGCTATGGCGCGACGCCGGTTGCCGGCGCCGCGATCCCGCCGGCAGCCTCCACCACCCCCGCCGATCTCGAACTCGACATCGGCGGGATGACCTGCGCGTCCTGCGCCGGCCGCGTCGAAAAGGCGCTGGCCGCCGTGCCGGGCGTCGCGCGCGCGACCGTCAACCTCGCGACCGAACGGGCATCGGTGCACGGCGCCGGCGCCCTCGACGCTGCCACGCTGATCGCAGCCGTCACCACAGCCGGCTACCGCGCGTCGCTCACCGCCGCATCATCAGCCGGTGCCGCAGTCGGCACTGATGGGCAACCTGCCAGCCCCGCGCAGGACCACGACGCCCGCAAGCACCTCGAAGCGATTCGCGAACGCGATCTCGTGATCTGGTCTGCCGTGCTGAGCGCGCCGCTCGTCGCGCCGATGCTCGTCGCGCCGTTCGGCATCGACCTGATGCTGCCCGGCTGGCTCCAGCTCCTGCTCGCATCGATCGTCCAGTTCGGCTACGGCGCGCGCTTCTATCGCGCGGCCTGGCATGCGGTGAAGGCGCGCACCGGCAACATGGACCTGCTCGTCGCGCTCGGCACGTCGGCCGCGTACGGGCTGAGCCTGTGGATGCTGCTGCGCGCCCCCCTGCATCCCGGCCACCTGTATTTCGAGGCGTCGGCCGTCATCGTCACGCTGGTGCGCTTCGGCAAATGGCTCGAATCGCGCGCGAAGCGCCAGACCACCGACGCGATCCGCGCGCTGAACGCGCTGCGTCCCGACCGCGCGCGCGTCATCGAGCATGGCATCGAGCGCGACGTGCCGCTGGCGCAGGTGCGCGTCGGCACCCGCGTCAGCATCCGTCCCGGCGAGCGCGTGCCCGTCGACGGCCGGATCGTGTCGGGTCGCTCGCACATCGACGAATCGCTGATCACCGGCGAAAGCCTGCCCGTGCCGAAGGACGACGTCGACCCCGTCACGGCCGGCTCGATCAACGGCGAAGGCGCGCTCGTCGTCGAAACCACCGCGATCGGCGCGGAGACGACGCTCGCGCGCATCATCCGCCTCGTCGAATCCGCGCAGGCCGAGAAGGCGCCGATCCAGCGGCTCGTCGATCGCGTGAGCGAGGTGTTCGTGCCGGCGATCCTCGGCATCGCCTTACTGACGCTGGTCGGCTGGCTGATCGCCGGTGCCGGCACGGAAACCGCGATCCTCAACGCGGTCGCGGTGCTTGTCATCGCGTGCCCGTGCGCGCTCGGCCTCGCGACGCCCGCCGCGATCATGGCCGGCACCGGCGTCGCGGCACGGCACGGCGTGCTGATCAAGGATGCGCAGGCGCTCGAACTCGCGCAGCGCGCGACCGTGGTCGCGTTCGACAAGACCGGCACGCTGACCGAAGGCAAGCCGTCCGTGACGGCGTTCGAAGCGGTCGGCGTGCCGCATGACGAAGCGCTCGCGCTCGCGGCGGCGGTGCAGCGTCAGAGCGACCATCCGCTCGCGCGCGCGGTGGTCGCCGCGCACGATGCCGACATGGCCGCACGCGGCGGTGCGGTGCCGTCGGCCATCGCCGCCGATGCGCGCGCGGTGGCCGGACGCGGCGTGGAAGCGCGCGTCGGCGGGCAGTTGCTCGCGCTCGGCAGCACGCGCTGGCGCGACGAGCTCGGCATCGCGGTGCCGCCCGCGCTCGACGCCCGCGCAGCGGAACTCGAAAGCGCCGGCAACACGATCTCGTGGCTGATGCGCGCCGACGCGCCGCGCGCGTTGCTCGCGCTGATCGCCTTCGGCGACACCGTGAAGCCGGGCGCCCGCGACGCGATTGCGGCGCTGTCTGCGCGCGGCGTCGCAAGCGTGCTCGTGACGGGTGACAACCGCGGCAGCGCGGCCGCCGTCGCGGCGTCGCTCGGCATCGGCGAGGTGCATGCGCAGGTGCTGCCCGACGACAAGGCGCGCGTCGTCGCCGAGCTGAAGCGCACGCACGGCGGGATCGTCGCGATGGTCGGCGACGGGATCAACGACGCGCCGGCGCTCGCCGCGGCCGATGTCGGCATCGCGATGGCGACCGGCACGGACGTCGCGATGCACACGGCCGGCATCACGCTGATGCGCGGCGATCCGGCGCTCGTCGCCGACGCGATCGACATCTCGCGACGCACGTACCGGAAGATCCAGCAGAACCTGTTCTGGGCGTTCGTCTATAACCTGGTCGGCGTGCCGCTCGCGGCGCTCGGCTGGCTGAACCCGGTGATCGCGGGTGCGGCGATGGCGTTTTCCAGCGTCAGCGTCGTGACCAATGCGTTGCTGTTGCGGAGATGGAAGGGGCGCGCGCGGTGA
- a CDS encoding type II toxin-antitoxin system HicB family antitoxin has protein sequence MTQDHFTYRVTWSPEDGEHVGLCAEFPSLSWLDATPEGALAGIRRRVADVVRDMTANGEKVPEPIADRTYSGEFKVRIPPQAHRALAIQAAEQGVSLNRLASAKLCA, from the coding sequence ATGACCCAAGACCACTTTACGTACCGCGTAACGTGGTCCCCGGAGGACGGGGAGCACGTCGGCCTGTGCGCGGAGTTCCCGTCTCTTTCGTGGCTCGACGCGACGCCGGAAGGCGCGCTGGCCGGCATTCGCCGACGCGTCGCCGATGTCGTGCGCGACATGACCGCGAACGGCGAAAAGGTGCCCGAGCCGATCGCCGACCGAACCTACAGCGGTGAATTCAAGGTCCGCATCCCGCCGCAAGCTCACCGCGCGCTGGCGATCCAGGCCGCCGAACAAGGCGTCAGCCTGAACCGTCTCGCGAGCGCCAAGCTCTGCGCGTGA
- a CDS encoding toxin HicA, with product MASDWKILEQMRREPANVRFGDPFEVCDAHFGEARQSGSSHAIFKRPWQGDPRVNIQNDCGNAKACQVRQVLARSTD from the coding sequence ATGGCAAGCGATTGGAAGATCCTCGAGCAAATGAGGCGCGAGCCCGCGAATGTGCGATTCGGCGATCCGTTCGAGGTCTGCGACGCACACTTCGGCGAGGCCCGCCAATCCGGTTCAAGCCACGCCATTTTCAAGAGACCGTGGCAAGGCGACCCTCGAGTGAACATCCAGAACGATTGCGGGAACGCCAAGGCCTGTCAGGTGCGGCAGGTTCTCGCGCGATCGACCGACTGA